The genomic stretch TTTGTGTAAACATTTCCTGCATTATTTAACTGACAGCATATACAGTacttgaaaaaaaggaaataacttgaaggctaccgtttaggtcgctagctctctagtttgcgagttagcatgtgtctcaagaccctgcagttgcgcaatatgttgtaaataaaaagagtataaatgtgactagtcgtgttttgtcatgtctacagggctctaataatgctttgttcattttaacctgaaaaaaataatttgtctacccaccaactatatgtggtttcttaagtttttattatttgccgttttattattattattatatttatttattactgattgattgattttctttattcttgatgtgtttatttatttttcatcttattttgtgtagaaaaataaaaagtaagatatttgagaacagtggaatgttttatcagaggttttcttgtagaaaattggaaccaaagcaaagtttttttaaatttttttgtttttaataaatgtgtttgtttttttttgggaaaacctgatgcggcccagtctcacccagacccgagctccagtggcccccaagtaaattgagtttgagacccctgacctacagtatatgtatattcaCCAGGCATAATAAAGTATTatgtattacaaatattttcatactttttatagCATAACCTAAAACTAAATTGTTTGTGTGTAAAACTGAAGTGAATGAAATGTAAGTAGGCAAGATTTTTGCCTGTGGCtaatttccattattttgcCACTGAGGGAATGCTTTATTTTAATAAGAAATAAACCGTACCTGGACAGAGGATTTTGGTTAATGATGCTTTCACTTGCATCAACTGAGGTCTTTGCTCGGCATCTTCAGTTGCATGAAACCTTGTGAAGTGCAGTGCAGGCCACCAGCCTTTTCTTGCAGCCATCTTCTCAGCAACAACCTCTGTCCAGTCGTCActgtttccacacacacacacacacacactgacatgaatgACTTTGAAATATTAGCAGTGAAGAATAGTCTAAAAGcatatacatactgtaattGCAATTTATCGATAACAGATTTTAATCCACCCCATACGTTCACGTTTGTCCTCCAACAGGCGTAGTCCAGCATATCAAGGAAGACCCCCAAGGCCTTCTTTGTGTGGCTTTTTTTCTCTAAGAAAACACAAAGGGACAATGGAGGATGCACATAATAGTCAATTTTCCAATTGTGGGCTGCACgtcggtcgagtgtttagcgcgcagacctcacagctagaaaaccagggttcgattccaccctcagctatctgtgtgtagtttgcatgttctccccgtgcatgcgtgagttttctccgggtactccggtttagtcggtacattccaaaaaaacatgctaggttaattggcgactccaaattgtccataggtatgaatgtgagtgtgaatggttgtttgtctgtgattggctggccaccatcagtcgcctgaagacagctgggataggctccagcaccccccgcgaccctcgtgagcgtaaaaaatgaatgaatgaatgcatgaaaatgattgatgatattacataatattgtcattttatgtttACACCATGATTATCCCGCAAGTTATGCATGGAGCAGACAGTGAAGGCAACATGTGCACACAGTCGAcagcatcagcattttttttgtggtaccttagcttttgttgtaaattatgtttttattttagaaccccccccccccttgagaGTGGCAATCATGtgacatttttccacatttaaagagttttttttcctgtttatgtCGAATTTACCTGAGCCCAGCAGAAAGGAACTGTACTCCAACATCAGCTCATGGCTTGGGACTAACTTATGGAGGATCTAAAAACAGGAGAAATTAAGAAAGAATAGTAAGAGTTGTGTGTTgcaccctaaaaaaaaatgtttcggCTCTCATCACAGCCATCGCATGTTGATGTACTGTACCTTCAAAACTTTCATCAACTTGCTCTTTGAGGCGTTGTGTCTTTGCAAATATCGATACAGATAGGCGTGCGCGTTTGGGTTACTTGGGAAGGTGTTGTCATACGCGTAGTCTTGCAAGACTTGCTCTGCCTCTTGGTGATCCTCATTGAATTCCAGCATCTTTTGAAATAAAGACAacaattatgttttttcatgaatttgGACTTAAAGTGCACAGTACATGCAAATCCTGGTTAAAAAGAAGCCAACATGTATATGTTTTAGTACTAATAagatatatattcattcattttctaccgcttttcctcacgagggtcacgggggtgctggagcctatcccagctgtcttcgggcgtgaggcggggtacaccctggactggtcgccagccaatcacagggcacatatagacaaacaaccattcacactcacattcttacctatggacaatttggagtcgctaattaacctagcatgtttttggaatgtgggaggaaaccggagtaccccgagaaaacccacgcatgcacggggagaacatgcaaactccacacagagatggccgagggtggaattgaaccctggtctcctagctgtgaggtctgcccgctaaccactagaccgccgtgccgcccaagatatatattttatatatttttttccctttgtggCGCTGGTCTTGAGTCAATTTGtgtgaataatgtttttttacttgtatgacgaggtttttttttaacagtcccacactgtgctccttcatttaggagtctagtttggagttgttgttttttttctcccgcccctctcctagtgttgcccccccccccttcttcgcccaatcatcccgtcctgtcaccccttgtctcactgcatcgtatattgtatatgtatggatggatgattgcactatttcgcttgtactcctgtataagtgacaagaataaaggacTACTACATATACCTCAACATAACTCAGTATGAAGGTATCCCAGACGCCAGGATATTTCAAAATCTCCTTAAGATTGACTGATGCTTGTCTGAAATAGTTCTGTAGTTCTTGATTGCACTGGGGATCAgttaaatcttaaaaaaaaaaaatacaaaaacaacatgttAGATACAAGAAGAAATTTGATTTTGTACCACTCGATCATCTGTAGGTGGCAGTGTTTCACCATATGCCCAATGGAAgtgttacatacagtacaaaacATCTAATGGAGGGTTAACCAGTGTATTGCCTTACtggtgctgctgtgtgtgtttttcttgtcgCTCCAGATGATAAAATCAAGCAAACTCTTATAAGCCTGGATGAGTTTTGTCATCTGAATCTGACACGCCGACTCTTTCCCGTGCCGCCAACTTTCAGCAACGGCCAAGTGACGCTTTGCGTTCTCCATTTGGTCGTGCAGCATGAGGTGGAAGGAATGTTCCAGACAGATCTGAAACCGTGAAACGGTGAAGATGTAAAACAGGGATATGCACACAGTTGTGTGTTGTTCATGTACCATCAGGTAATGTTTCACTCCGGAATGTTTCATTCGCTCATAGATGACGTTGTAGTCATCCATCTTTGAGTTGGGGTGATGGTGAAGGATTTCTGTGCTCATTCTCCAGATTATCTGAAAAGCAAAAGACACATTATTATTGGTCTTAAAGCTTAATAACCACATTACAGGTAGTTAATACAATTTCCTTTCCGAGAGTATGATTTAATGCCTAAATTATAGCTAAATGTACTCCTACCTCTTTGTAATGGTGTCCCGAGCCAGCTGTGGTGTCTTCTATCATTTGGGGATACCATGCCATATATTCTGCTGCCTCTCGCCATCTGTGATGGAGCATCGCCTCTCTGATCCTCTCCAGACAAATCCTTGTGGATCGGTGAAAGCCTGTTTCCCTTTTTGTCTCTGAAGGtgcaatttaaaaacaatgctATTACAATTGTTAAtgtttttacaattacaatCTTGTTCTGTATGTACTCACCCACAACAAATGAATCGGCCAGTGGAAGCCTCggctttttcctttcttttgccGACCCATTGTCAGGAGAATCACTGCCATGTTCTAACTGTGTCGGAAGACAAAGTTCGTGTTCTAGATCGTCCATTGTCATCAACTATTATCACCTTCTTAGATGCTTAGAGTAGCAGTTCCACCTGAGAGAACAAAATTGCTGTCGCATAAAACTACAAGAATGCTCATAATagaaaaaatacactaaaatgtaaaagaaaatgcaaacatgttaaataaataacatgccAATGCTagccaccatcatcatcagaaGAGGCAAagttggtgtgtttttgtttcgaAACATAGCTGAAATAACTCCTATCCGTATCAAGTAATAAAAGCTCTTTGGTTTAGTCGGTGTAATTAAAGTTTAGAAACTTAAAGGTTACTTAAAATATGCCTTGTATCCCTCGCGTTGAAGACATATTCCACATGTGTTTTGCTGTTATGAGCCAGAGTCTTCTTCTGATATGTTTG from Doryrhamphus excisus isolate RoL2022-K1 chromosome 1, RoL_Dexc_1.0, whole genome shotgun sequence encodes the following:
- the taf1a gene encoding TATA box-binding protein-associated factor RNA polymerase I subunit A isoform X1; this encodes MTMDDLEHELCLPTQLEHGSDSPDNGSAKERKKPRLPLADSFVVETKRETGFHRSTRICLERIREAMLHHRWREAAEYMAWYPQMIEDTTAGSGHHYKEIIWRMSTEILHHHPNSKMDDYNVIYERMKHSGVKHYLMICLEHSFHLMLHDQMENAKRHLAVAESWRHGKESACQIQMTKLIQAYKSLLDFIIWSDKKNTHSSTNLTDPQCNQELQNYFRQASVNLKEILKYPGVWDTFILSYVEMLEFNEDHQEAEQVLQDYAYDNTFPSNPNAHAYLYRYLQRHNASKSKLMKVLKILHKLVPSHELMLEYSSFLLGSEKKSHTKKALGVFLDMLDYACWRTNVNVWGGLKSVIDKLQLHDDWTEVVAEKMAARKGWWPALHFTRFHATEDAEQRPQLMQVKASLTKILCPDIQLTYSAPQNSQR
- the taf1a gene encoding TATA box-binding protein-associated factor RNA polymerase I subunit A isoform X2; protein product: MLHHRWREAAEYMAWYPQMIEDTTAGSGHHYKEIIWRMSTEILHHHPNSKMDDYNVIYERMKHSGVKHYLMICLEHSFHLMLHDQMENAKRHLAVAESWRHGKESACQIQMTKLIQAYKSLLDFIIWSDKKNTHSSTNLTDPQCNQELQNYFRQASVNLKEILKYPGVWDTFILSYVEMLEFNEDHQEAEQVLQDYAYDNTFPSNPNAHAYLYRYLQRHNASKSKLMKVLKILHKLVPSHELMLEYSSFLLGSEKKSHTKKALGVFLDMLDYACWRTNVNVWGGLKSVIDKLQLHDDWTEVVAEKMAARKGWWPALHFTRFHATEDAEQRPQLMQVKASLTKILCPDIQLTYSAPQNSQR
- the taf1a gene encoding TATA box-binding protein-associated factor RNA polymerase I subunit A isoform X3; amino-acid sequence: MTMDDLEHELCLPTQLEHGSDSPDNGSAKERKKPRLPLADSFVVETKRETGFHRSTRICLERIREAMLHHRWREAAEYMAWYPQMIEDTTAGSGHHYKEIIWRMSTEILHHHPNSKMDDYNVIYERMKHSGVKHYLMICLEHSFHLMLHDQMENAKRHLAVAESWRHGKESACQIQMTKLIQAYKSLLDFIIWSDKKNTHSSTNLTDPQCNQELQNYFRQASVNLKEILKYPGVWDTFILSYVEMLEFNEDHQEAEQVLQDYAYDNTFPSNPNAHAYLYRYLQRHNASKSKLMKVLKILHKLVPSHELMLEYSSFLLGSEKKSHTKKALGVFLDMLDYACWRTNVN